One window of the Rhodoflexus caldus genome contains the following:
- a CDS encoding NUDIX hydrolase, translated as MKIFVNNALFNLIKPGEAMPEGVTLPINSADEIIRLYEQVTNAHIHKSVQYNFLPDDYQKVKDQIKAHFQIIYAAGGLVTKGSQILFIKRLGKWDLPKGKIDKGEDKKTAAVREVWEECGIKAKLIRKIGSVWHTYTQNKINTLKKTTWYEMQCLDDTQMRPQTEEDITKVKWAGVEERAKMLSNTYASIIYVVDKWANSSVVENKSPDNQ; from the coding sequence ATGAAAATTTTTGTAAATAATGCACTTTTCAATCTGATAAAGCCCGGTGAGGCTATGCCGGAAGGAGTAACATTACCTATCAACAGTGCCGATGAGATTATACGCCTTTATGAGCAGGTAACCAATGCCCATATACATAAAAGCGTTCAGTACAATTTTTTGCCCGATGATTACCAAAAAGTTAAAGACCAGATTAAAGCACATTTTCAAATTATTTATGCTGCCGGTGGTTTGGTAACAAAAGGAAGTCAGATACTTTTCATCAAGCGATTAGGGAAGTGGGATTTACCAAAAGGGAAAATAGACAAAGGAGAAGACAAAAAAACTGCCGCAGTGCGCGAAGTGTGGGAAGAGTGCGGTATTAAAGCAAAGTTGATACGCAAAATAGGAAGCGTATGGCATACCTACACGCAGAATAAAATTAATACATTAAAGAAAACCACATGGTATGAGATGCAGTGTTTAGACGACACTCAGATGAGGCCTCAAACAGAAGAAGACATCACCAAAGTAAAGTGGGCAGGTGTTGAAGAAAGAGCAAAAATGCTTTCCAATACCTATGCTTCTATCATATACGTCGTAGATAAATGGGCAAATTCATCGGTTGTAGAAAATAAGTCGCCTGATAATCAGTGA
- the ahcY gene encoding adenosylhomocysteinase, with product MLFFQNMVETTYLPYKVKDIKLAEWGRKEIRLAEAEMPGLMALRKLYGESKPLAGARIAGCLHMTIQTAVLIETLVALGAEVTWSSCNIFSTQDHAAAAIAAAGIPVYAWKGQTEEEFDWCIEQTLFFGPERKPLNMILDDGGDLTNMVLDRYPELVAGIKGISEETTTGVHRLYERMKKGTLPLPAINVNDSVTKSKFDNKYGCKESCVDAIRRATDIMIAGKVAVVAGYGDVGKGSAASLRGAGARVIVTEIDPICALQAAMDGYAVKRMADAIKEADIVVTATGNVGIVREEHFRAAKDKAIICNIGHFDTEIDMAWLNKNYGHTRTEIKPQVDLYNIDGKDVIILAEGRLVNLGCATGHPSFVMSNSFTNQVLAQIELWTNNDKYEKKVYTLPKHLDEMVARLHLEKIGVELDVLSPEQAEYIGVDVQGPFKPEYYRY from the coding sequence ATGTTATTCTTTCAAAACATGGTAGAAACCACTTATTTGCCTTATAAGGTAAAGGACATTAAGCTGGCAGAATGGGGCCGCAAAGAGATTCGCTTGGCAGAAGCTGAAATGCCGGGTTTGATGGCACTTCGCAAGTTATATGGTGAAAGTAAGCCATTGGCAGGTGCCCGTATTGCAGGCTGTTTACACATGACTATTCAGACTGCTGTGCTGATTGAAACACTGGTGGCGCTGGGCGCAGAAGTAACATGGTCTTCATGCAATATTTTCTCCACACAAGACCATGCAGCAGCGGCAATTGCAGCGGCAGGTATTCCGGTTTATGCTTGGAAGGGGCAAACGGAAGAAGAATTTGACTGGTGCATTGAGCAAACATTATTCTTTGGCCCTGAGCGCAAGCCTTTGAACATGATTCTGGATGATGGCGGAGATTTGACCAATATGGTGCTCGACCGCTATCCGGAGTTGGTAGCAGGCATTAAAGGTATTTCGGAAGAAACTACTACGGGGGTTCATCGTTTGTATGAGCGCATGAAAAAAGGCACTTTGCCGCTGCCTGCCATTAACGTAAATGACTCCGTTACTAAGTCTAAGTTTGATAATAAATACGGTTGCAAGGAATCTTGCGTGGATGCTATCCGTCGCGCTACGGATATCATGATTGCAGGCAAGGTGGCGGTTGTGGCCGGCTACGGTGATGTGGGCAAAGGTTCTGCTGCTTCTCTGCGCGGAGCTGGTGCGCGTGTTATCGTAACGGAAATTGACCCAATTTGTGCCTTGCAGGCTGCTATGGACGGCTACGCAGTAAAACGCATGGCTGATGCCATTAAAGAAGCCGATATTGTGGTTACTGCTACGGGCAATGTAGGCATTGTACGCGAAGAGCATTTCCGTGCGGCCAAAGACAAAGCTATTATCTGTAACATTGGGCACTTTGATACAGAAATTGACATGGCTTGGCTCAATAAAAACTACGGACATACGCGCACTGAAATTAAGCCTCAGGTTGATTTGTATAATATTGACGGTAAAGATGTAATTATACTTGCCGAAGGTCGTTTGGTGAACTTGGGCTGCGCAACCGGACACCCTTCTTTTGTAATGTCCAACTCGTTCACAAATCAAGTGCTGGCACAAATAGAACTGTGGACAAACAACGACAAGTACGAGAAGAAGGTTTATACACTGCCTAAGCATCTGGATGAAATGGTGGCACGCCTGCACTTAGAGAAAATCGGTGTGGAGTTGGATGTACTTTCTCCGGAACAAGCCGAATATATTGGTGTGGACGTTCAAGGCCCATTCAAGCCTGAATACTACCGTTACTAA
- a CDS encoding DMT family transporter: MSYKIQAVAQKFDWRQIWGALLIMTGAVGFASKAIIAKLMYRYEVDTSSLLSLRMLFAMPFFVGVIIYNYRRVPFSSFSTKDKILIPLMAFIGYYLSSLFDFWGLQYVSAGLERLILFVYPTIVVVLSALWFKKPILKQHYYALVLTYAGIAIALTTDFSATGSYFWAGAGLIFLAAFTYSIYLIVSGRLIPRIGSVVYISYIMLFATVPILIQYFIKNPGSLWRFDAAVYELNIWMAIVATVAPAVMTSEGIRLIGAANAAIVGSIGPIATIFLAHVLLGEPFSFWQMIGTLFVLTGVLIITLRKQEAKTPAANEENSESTTMDI; the protein is encoded by the coding sequence ATGTCATATAAAATACAAGCCGTAGCACAAAAATTTGACTGGCGGCAAATTTGGGGGGCACTGTTGATTATGACCGGCGCCGTGGGCTTTGCGTCTAAGGCAATTATTGCCAAGTTGATGTATCGCTATGAGGTGGACACCTCGTCGCTGCTTAGCCTGAGGATGTTGTTTGCTATGCCGTTTTTTGTCGGTGTGATTATTTACAACTATCGCCGCGTGCCATTCAGCAGTTTCAGCACAAAGGATAAAATCCTGATTCCGCTGATGGCCTTTATCGGCTACTACCTGTCCAGCCTGTTTGATTTCTGGGGCTTGCAATATGTGAGTGCAGGTTTGGAACGGCTCATTTTGTTTGTTTACCCGACGATTGTGGTTGTGCTTTCGGCACTTTGGTTCAAAAAACCTATTCTCAAACAGCATTATTATGCGCTGGTACTCACCTACGCGGGTATTGCCATTGCACTGACTACCGACTTCTCGGCAACGGGCAGTTACTTCTGGGCAGGGGCAGGGCTGATTTTTTTGGCAGCATTTACTTATTCTATCTACTTGATTGTCAGCGGCAGGCTGATTCCGCGCATCGGTTCGGTGGTTTATATTTCGTACATCATGCTTTTTGCCACCGTCCCGATTTTGATTCAATATTTTATCAAAAATCCGGGCAGTTTGTGGCGGTTTGATGCGGCTGTTTATGAACTGAACATCTGGATGGCTATTGTGGCAACGGTTGCGCCCGCGGTGATGACCTCGGAAGGAATCCGCCTGATTGGGGCTGCCAATGCGGCTATTGTGGGTAGTATCGGCCCTATTGCTACCATTTTTCTGGCACATGTGCTGCTGGGCGAACCCTTTTCTTTCTGGCAAATGATTGGGACGCTGTTTGTGCTCACGGGGGTACTGATTATCACACTGCGCAAGCAGGAAGCAAAAACTCCTGCCGCAAATGAAGAAAATAGCGAAAGCACAACAATGGATATCTAA
- the panB gene encoding 3-methyl-2-oxobutanoate hydroxymethyltransferase, translated as MSVHKSSELKRVTTHRLIEMKQRGEKIAMLTAYDYSMAKIVDSSGIDVILVGDSASNVMAGHETTLPMSLEEMIYHATSVIRAVKRAFVVVDMPFGTYQGNSRLALASAIRIMKESGAHAVKMEGGAEIKESIERVLSAGIPVMGHLGLTPQSIYKFGTYTVRAKEEAEAQKLLEDAQMLEQCGCFGLVVEKIPASLGKKLAETVKIPVIGIGAGGHVDGQVLVVHDMLGITNEFRPRFLRRYADLHGIMTQAFSQYIEDVKSRNFPNESESYE; from the coding sequence ATGTCCGTACATAAAAGCAGCGAACTAAAGCGCGTTACCACACATCGGCTGATAGAAATGAAGCAGCGCGGTGAAAAAATCGCCATGCTGACAGCCTACGATTATTCAATGGCAAAAATTGTGGATAGTTCGGGAATTGACGTGATTCTGGTGGGTGATTCGGCTTCCAACGTGATGGCGGGGCATGAAACCACGCTGCCCATGAGCCTTGAAGAAATGATTTATCATGCAACATCGGTTATTCGCGCCGTCAAACGTGCTTTTGTGGTGGTGGATATGCCTTTTGGAACGTATCAGGGCAATTCGCGGCTGGCGTTGGCATCTGCCATTCGCATCATGAAGGAGTCGGGCGCACACGCCGTTAAGATGGAGGGTGGTGCGGAAATTAAGGAATCCATAGAACGTGTGTTAAGTGCCGGTATCCCCGTGATGGGGCATTTGGGGCTTACGCCGCAGTCTATCTACAAATTCGGAACGTACACGGTGCGCGCCAAGGAGGAAGCCGAAGCTCAAAAACTGCTGGAAGATGCGCAAATGTTGGAACAGTGCGGTTGCTTTGGATTAGTAGTAGAAAAAATTCCGGCTTCGCTGGGCAAAAAATTAGCGGAAACCGTAAAAATTCCGGTTATTGGTATCGGTGCGGGAGGGCATGTGGACGGTCAGGTGCTGGTTGTGCACGATATGCTGGGTATTACCAACGAATTTCGTCCGCGTTTTTTGCGCCGTTATGCAGACCTGCACGGTATTATGACACAGGCTTTCAGCCAATATATTGAAGATGTCAAAAGTCGTAATTTCCCTAACGAATCGGAAAGCTATGAATAA
- a CDS encoding spinster family MFS transporter — protein MRIFRHPWVAVGMLMLAYVCSFMDRYVLNLLVEPVKRDLGLSDTAIGLLLGASFALFYATLGVPAGYLADRTNRKNLIAAGITLWSLMTALGGVAQNYWQLFMARMGVGVGEATLSPAAYSLIADWFPKERLASALSVYSVGIYIGSGMAYLAGGKILDWVKDMPPLNLPWGGQIFNWQLVLIAVGLPGLLIAVGVALLAEPPRKYAMPPQSKIPLLHLFVSLFQLLKSQVVFRRLCVASSFFTVVSYAFSSWAPATMMRVWHADLKTTSIFMGLLMMLGAPAGVLLGGYMADNGKNAGQNKTKILIFIITAAALIPVMLALPFLKTTWQGMAAFIPAVLLLSAPVGVTAAFVQHLVPAESRGLASASLLLCQNLLGLGLGPTLVALLTDYYFGKPDAIAQSLSIVSIAMLLVSLTIFTGIAFSNAKHEKQ, from the coding sequence ATGCGAATTTTCAGGCATCCGTGGGTTGCTGTTGGCATGTTAATGCTGGCCTATGTCTGTTCGTTCATGGACAGATACGTGCTCAACCTACTGGTAGAACCGGTCAAGCGCGATTTGGGCCTGAGCGATACCGCCATCGGTTTATTGCTCGGTGCAAGTTTTGCGCTGTTTTATGCTACCTTGGGTGTGCCTGCCGGCTATTTGGCAGACCGCACCAATCGCAAAAATCTCATTGCGGCAGGTATTACGCTGTGGAGTTTGATGACTGCTTTGGGTGGCGTAGCTCAAAACTATTGGCAACTTTTTATGGCGCGCATGGGGGTTGGTGTCGGTGAGGCAACCCTCTCGCCTGCTGCCTATTCGCTTATTGCGGACTGGTTTCCCAAAGAACGTTTGGCTTCGGCACTCAGCGTCTATTCTGTAGGAATTTACATAGGTTCCGGTATGGCATATCTGGCAGGCGGAAAAATCCTTGATTGGGTAAAAGATATGCCCCCTTTAAACTTGCCTTGGGGCGGACAGATTTTTAATTGGCAGTTAGTACTGATTGCAGTAGGCTTGCCCGGCTTGCTGATTGCGGTAGGAGTGGCTCTTTTGGCAGAACCGCCCAGAAAATACGCCATGCCGCCGCAGTCCAAAATACCGCTACTGCATCTGTTTGTTTCTTTATTCCAACTGCTGAAATCACAGGTTGTATTTCGTCGGTTATGTGTGGCATCATCTTTCTTTACCGTCGTCAGCTATGCCTTCTCTTCTTGGGCTCCGGCAACCATGATGCGTGTATGGCACGCTGATTTAAAAACCACCAGCATTTTTATGGGTTTGTTGATGATGTTGGGAGCGCCTGCCGGTGTTCTTTTGGGTGGCTATATGGCCGATAACGGCAAAAATGCAGGGCAAAACAAAACCAAAATACTCATATTTATTATTACCGCCGCTGCACTCATTCCCGTTATGTTGGCATTGCCTTTTCTGAAAACAACTTGGCAAGGCATGGCGGCTTTCATACCTGCGGTTTTGTTGCTGAGCGCGCCTGTGGGTGTTACGGCCGCATTTGTACAACATTTGGTGCCTGCGGAGTCGCGCGGGCTGGCCTCCGCTTCACTCTTGCTTTGTCAAAATTTGTTAGGTTTAGGCTTAGGCCCCACGTTAGTTGCACTCCTAACCGATTATTATTTTGGCAAACCCGATGCAATTGCTCAATCGCTGAGTATAGTGAGCATTGCCATGCTTCTTGTTTCTCTGACAATATTCACCGGCATTGCATTCTCTAATGCAAAGCATGAAAAGCAGTAA
- a CDS encoding PSP1 domain-containing protein has product MAGCRNNGTCGTSGCNKLNVFDWLSNMDLPAFQRFDIIEVRFKGGRKDFFRNQQALDLTTGDAVVVEASGGGYHIGYISLQGELVRLQMMKKKVKDNAEIKPVIRIATAKDLEKFADVQNREMPTLYRTREIIKDMKLDMKLSDVEFQADNTKATFYYSSDDRVDFRELIKVLASEFRIRVEMRQISLRHEASRLGGIGVCGRELCCSTWLTDFKSVSTTAARYQNLSLNPSKLSGQCGRLKCCLNYELETYLDALVDIPKVDKPLQTVRGEAHLQKTDIFKKIMWFSYDTESTWYPLPAERVKQIIDLNKQGVVVESLTQDKPDAASGDKVADPVVADQWVVDSVDEDAFAAKTRGSNKKKRKKRKPARPAAESDTTAATPKSENSTPVVAKNRPPRQSKPDLSANSEKKPPIAQEEQPQKPRLPHHRKPNHKNRRPPFNKDGGKDKKE; this is encoded by the coding sequence GTGGCAGGTTGCCGAAATAATGGCACTTGCGGTACGTCAGGATGCAATAAACTGAATGTATTTGATTGGCTGAGCAACATGGATTTGCCTGCCTTTCAGCGCTTTGATATTATAGAAGTTCGGTTCAAAGGCGGAAGAAAAGATTTCTTTCGCAATCAGCAAGCCTTAGACCTCACTACCGGCGATGCGGTGGTAGTAGAGGCATCGGGTGGCGGCTACCATATTGGTTATATCAGCCTGCAAGGCGAATTAGTGCGCCTGCAAATGATGAAAAAAAAGGTAAAGGACAATGCGGAAATCAAACCCGTTATACGGATAGCTACTGCCAAAGACCTTGAAAAATTTGCCGATGTGCAAAACCGCGAAATGCCGACATTGTACCGCACTCGCGAAATCATCAAAGACATGAAGTTGGACATGAAACTGTCCGACGTTGAATTTCAGGCAGATAATACCAAAGCCACATTTTATTATTCGTCAGACGACCGGGTGGACTTTCGCGAGCTGATTAAAGTGCTGGCAAGTGAATTTCGCATACGGGTAGAAATGCGTCAAATCAGCCTGCGCCACGAAGCCAGCCGTTTGGGGGGCATAGGCGTATGCGGTCGCGAATTATGCTGCTCTACTTGGCTCACCGACTTCAAAAGCGTTTCTACCACAGCGGCACGATATCAGAACCTTTCACTGAACCCAAGTAAACTTTCCGGACAATGCGGCAGGCTGAAATGTTGCCTGAACTATGAGCTGGAAACCTATCTGGATGCACTCGTTGATATTCCCAAAGTAGATAAGCCGCTGCAAACGGTTCGCGGCGAGGCGCATCTGCAAAAAACCGATATTTTTAAGAAAATCATGTGGTTTAGCTACGATACCGAAAGCACATGGTATCCGTTGCCGGCAGAACGCGTGAAGCAGATTATAGACCTCAACAAACAAGGAGTGGTTGTAGAATCGCTTACACAGGACAAACCCGATGCGGCCTCCGGCGATAAAGTAGCTGACCCGGTAGTAGCCGACCAGTGGGTAGTGGACAGCGTAGATGAAGATGCTTTTGCCGCCAAAACACGCGGAAGCAACAAAAAGAAGCGCAAAAAACGCAAACCCGCGCGTCCTGCTGCCGAATCCGATACAACTGCGGCAACTCCCAAATCAGAAAACAGCACGCCCGTTGTTGCTAAAAATAGACCTCCGCGCCAGTCAAAACCCGACTTGTCGGCCAATAGCGAAAAAAAGCCGCCGATAGCTCAGGAAGAGCAACCGCAGAAGCCGCGCCTGCCACATCATCGCAAACCTAATCATAAGAATCGTCGTCCTCCTTTCAATAAAGACGGTGGCAAAGACAAAAAAGAGTGA
- a CDS encoding patatin-like phospholipase family protein: MLKAILYSFPVQLLLFQLRRNLLLLSLWALLLGVTVGQWGEGLGIPYLFLAPEYMGQAGAAAMFIMGLAIGTFIMSFHITAYIFAIGKFTFLNFLPRPMALFCLNNGLLPFIFNLLFVPAFIRYQTEYELIGQSEMLLHVLFFFAGQLLVVVLYFIYFRLTGQPLFSGFGWKVDERLRKTKITRYMTLQRVRNIRGRDTQYEVHSYLDFPLKVRSLHGLPPVILHESAKFLDRNQLNALVIELFLFALFLVLGLFRDNPAFQIPAAASGILLLALLIMLAGALTYWLKKWAWGVTVIGMLLFSALATDNGKNPYHRAFGLNYDTIKAEYSLKRLELLNNDAYYAADVASTLHILNNWRAKFPNNSPPKMIFICTSGGGQRAAAWTLRCLQALDSTFQGRVMQQTMLMTGASGGMIGAAYYREIYRRVAEGEITHTQSDEFLERIAKDRLNPLVLSWIVSDLFLPFQETNKDSLRYFKDRGYAFEQKLNSDMAGWLDKPLAAYRIPEQRAQIPMMIIAASVINDGRRLYFASQPISYMNNAAPLARRTIRTRTRGIEFLRFFRHHRADSLRLTTALRMNATFPYIMPNVLLPSEPAMEVMDAGLSDNYGVNDAVQFLYVFREWIAKNTSGVIIIRIRDSPKEREIKPYQSRSLLFKLFSPIEHFLSNMYFLQDGRNDVAIELAEGWFKNDLKTVDFEYNPYYLNNNLADTLAHIRKAPLSWRLTARELDGIRAMIHSAENQSAMRKLKGYLK; this comes from the coding sequence ATGTTAAAAGCGATTTTATATTCATTTCCTGTTCAACTGCTGCTGTTTCAGTTGCGGCGCAACCTGTTGTTGCTGTCGCTTTGGGCGTTGCTGCTGGGCGTTACGGTCGGTCAATGGGGGGAAGGTTTGGGTATCCCTTACTTATTTCTTGCACCGGAGTACATGGGGCAAGCAGGTGCCGCTGCCATGTTCATTATGGGGTTGGCTATCGGTACATTTATTATGTCCTTCCACATCACGGCCTACATTTTCGCAATCGGCAAGTTTACTTTTCTGAATTTTCTGCCGCGACCAATGGCTTTGTTTTGCCTTAATAATGGTCTTTTGCCTTTTATTTTCAACCTGCTGTTTGTTCCTGCCTTCATACGCTATCAAACCGAATACGAATTGATAGGTCAGTCGGAGATGTTGCTGCATGTGCTGTTTTTCTTTGCCGGCCAGTTATTGGTTGTTGTTTTGTATTTTATCTATTTCCGACTGACCGGGCAGCCGCTGTTCAGCGGTTTTGGCTGGAAAGTAGATGAGCGGCTGCGCAAAACAAAAATCACACGCTACATGACTTTGCAACGTGTGCGCAATATTCGCGGGCGCGATACGCAATACGAGGTACATTCTTATCTGGATTTTCCTTTGAAAGTGCGGTCATTACACGGGCTGCCGCCTGTCATATTGCACGAATCGGCAAAGTTCTTAGACCGCAATCAGCTCAATGCGCTGGTAATAGAGTTGTTCCTCTTCGCACTCTTTTTGGTATTAGGACTTTTCAGGGACAATCCTGCATTTCAAATTCCGGCTGCGGCAAGCGGAATATTGCTGTTGGCTTTGCTGATTATGCTGGCCGGAGCATTAACGTATTGGCTCAAAAAATGGGCATGGGGTGTAACCGTTATCGGTATGCTGCTGTTCAGCGCATTGGCAACGGACAACGGGAAAAATCCCTATCACCGAGCGTTCGGCCTGAATTATGACACCATAAAGGCAGAGTACAGCCTGAAAAGATTGGAGTTGCTCAACAACGATGCTTATTATGCGGCAGATGTAGCAAGCACTTTGCATATTCTGAACAATTGGCGTGCGAAGTTTCCCAACAACAGCCCTCCCAAAATGATTTTTATTTGCACCAGCGGTGGCGGACAGCGGGCTGCCGCATGGACACTGCGCTGCTTACAGGCCTTAGACAGCACCTTTCAGGGGCGGGTTATGCAGCAAACCATGCTTATGACAGGCGCTTCGGGCGGCATGATTGGCGCGGCCTATTACCGCGAAATATACCGCAGAGTAGCCGAGGGGGAAATTACTCATACGCAAAGCGATGAGTTTTTGGAAAGAATAGCCAAAGACCGACTGAATCCGTTAGTGCTTTCATGGATTGTAAGCGACCTTTTCCTGCCTTTTCAGGAAACCAACAAAGACTCTCTGCGCTATTTTAAAGACAGAGGCTATGCTTTTGAGCAAAAACTCAACTCCGATATGGCAGGCTGGTTAGACAAACCCTTGGCTGCCTACCGCATACCGGAACAGCGCGCACAAATTCCGATGATGATTATTGCTGCGTCGGTAATTAATGACGGGCGGCGGCTGTACTTTGCCTCTCAGCCGATTTCCTACATGAATAATGCCGCTCCTTTGGCACGCCGAACTATTCGCACACGCACAAGAGGCATAGAGTTTTTGCGATTCTTCCGACACCATCGGGCTGACAGCCTGCGCCTGACAACAGCACTCCGCATGAATGCAACTTTTCCTTATATCATGCCCAATGTATTGTTGCCCAGCGAGCCGGCCATGGAGGTAATGGATGCCGGCCTTTCCGATAACTACGGCGTAAACGATGCTGTGCAGTTTTTGTATGTATTTCGCGAGTGGATTGCGAAAAATACCTCCGGTGTGATTATCATCCGCATCCGCGATTCACCCAAGGAGCGCGAAATTAAGCCCTATCAGAGCCGCTCGCTGTTGTTCAAGCTGTTCTCTCCGATAGAGCATTTTCTCAGCAACATGTATTTCCTGCAAGACGGCCGCAACGACGTAGCCATTGAGTTGGCCGAAGGCTGGTTCAAAAACGATTTAAAAACCGTTGATTTTGAGTATAATCCCTACTATTTAAACAACAACCTTGCAGATACACTCGCCCATATTCGCAAAGCCCCCCTCAGTTGGCGGCTTACTGCCCGCGAATTGGACGGCATCCGTGCCATGATTCACTCTGCCGAGAACCAGAGCGCCATGCGGAAATTGAAAGGCTATCTGAAGTAG
- a CDS encoding mannose-1-phosphate guanylyltransferase — protein MNKHHYVIIMAGGIGTRFWPFSRVERPKQFQDILGIGETLLQTTVKRFKKICPTENIYIVTNQTYGDLVREQLPHFSEEQILLEPFMRNTAPCIAYGSYKISMKDSKAVILVAPSDHVMLYQDAFEKAALTALHAAQKNNAIITLGITPTRPDTGYGYINIEEKLLVEDVYKVRTFTEKPNEELAQAFLDSGDYVWNAGIFIWNTQTIINAFRQHLPEIHEVFEAVMPKFYTDEESQAIYWAYERCRSVSIDYGIMEHAENVYVVPCNLGWSDLGTWKSLYEYLPHDENKNVLSGNILTYETFNSLIKSSSNRLIVVQGMNNYIIVEHDNVLLICHKDREQQIKYILDDVRDSKGAEFL, from the coding sequence ATGAACAAACATCACTATGTAATCATTATGGCGGGCGGTATCGGTACGCGCTTTTGGCCATTCAGTCGTGTGGAGCGACCCAAACAATTTCAAGACATATTGGGTATTGGCGAAACACTGCTTCAAACAACAGTGAAGCGTTTTAAGAAAATCTGCCCGACAGAAAATATCTACATTGTTACTAACCAAACCTATGGCGATTTGGTGCGGGAACAGTTGCCGCATTTCTCCGAAGAACAGATTTTATTGGAGCCCTTTATGCGCAATACAGCACCTTGTATTGCCTACGGCAGCTATAAAATCTCCATGAAAGACTCCAAAGCTGTCATTCTGGTAGCTCCCTCCGACCATGTGATGTTGTATCAGGATGCTTTTGAAAAGGCAGCACTTACAGCGCTTCATGCAGCACAGAAGAACAATGCCATCATAACGCTGGGTATTACTCCCACGCGCCCCGATACAGGCTACGGCTACATCAACATTGAAGAGAAATTGCTCGTGGAAGATGTGTATAAAGTACGCACCTTTACCGAAAAGCCTAATGAAGAACTTGCTCAGGCATTCTTGGACAGCGGAGATTATGTGTGGAACGCGGGTATTTTTATTTGGAATACCCAAACCATTATTAATGCCTTCCGCCAGCATTTACCTGAAATTCACGAGGTGTTCGAGGCTGTAATGCCAAAATTTTATACCGACGAAGAATCACAGGCTATTTATTGGGCATATGAGCGTTGTCGCAGCGTTTCCATTGATTACGGCATTATGGAGCATGCCGAAAATGTGTATGTGGTGCCTTGCAACTTAGGTTGGTCTGATTTGGGCACATGGAAATCGCTCTACGAATATTTGCCGCACGATGAAAACAAAAACGTGCTCAGTGGCAATATTCTCACCTACGAAACTTTTAACAGCCTGATAAAATCCTCTTCCAATCGGTTGATTGTAGTACAGGGGATGAACAACTACATCATCGTGGAGCATGACAACGTGTTGCTCATTTGCCACAAAGACCGAGAACAGCAGATTAAGTACATTTTGGATGATGTGCGCGACAGCAAAGGTGCAGAGTTTTTGTAA